The following coding sequences are from one Methanohalophilus halophilus window:
- the comD gene encoding sulfopyruvate decarboxylase subunit alpha, with translation MKEGDYMDPSQEVFKAIKESGIDFIVSVPCANLQKLIPMVDSDPDIIHVPATREEEGIGICAGAYMGGKKPAIMMQNSGMGNSINALASLNRLYNIPLLIIISHRGVEGEPICAQVPMGEKTPLLLEVLDIPAYKPDLAQSRKTIEKATKKAFEEGKQAAILLSIGFWRES, from the coding sequence ATGAAGGAAGGAGACTACATGGACCCGTCTCAGGAAGTATTCAAGGCTATAAAGGAATCCGGCATTGATTTTATAGTCAGCGTACCGTGTGCCAATCTACAGAAACTCATTCCCATGGTCGACAGTGATCCGGACATCATCCACGTACCCGCCACCAGGGAGGAGGAAGGCATAGGAATCTGCGCCGGGGCCTACATGGGAGGGAAAAAACCGGCCATAATGATGCAAAATTCCGGGATGGGCAATTCCATCAATGCCCTTGCATCTCTCAATCGCCTATACAACATTCCATTACTGATAATTATAAGCCACAGGGGGGTTGAAGGAGAACCCATCTGCGCCCAGGTACCAATGGGTGAAAAAACACCCCTCTTACTCGAAGTTCTGGATATTCCTGCATACAAACCAGATCTTGCACAGTCCAGGAAAACCATCGAAAAAGCCACTAAAAAAGCCTTTGAAGAAGGAAAACAAGCAGCTATCCTATTGAGTATAGGTTTCTGGAGGGAATCATGA
- a CDS encoding cysteate synthase — protein sequence MDKYRLICPKCGKTYGKYDMVCPTDGTLLRTEYSKTRFKPCDLPGIWKFYNWLPVEGIIKKGSGKTLTYKSENLADKLGLEKLYISFNGYWPEKGAFMRTCSFKDLESYPTMQRVIEQKEKNTMVVASAGNTARAFAHVSSITGLPLLLVVPANAIEKLWIPAGSASSICVAAVQGDYYDAISIASRITEREGFVPEGGAKNVARRDGMGTVMLDATLTMKHLPDHYFQAVGSGTGGIAAWEAAMRLKEDGRYGDKLPQLHLAQNLPCAPLIHLHEGVPVDPKCPERMYDTVLFNRKPPYAVGGGVRDTLEATKGDFYGITNEEAEEARLLFEELEGIDIMNSAAVATAALIKAVRNTKVSASELIMLNITGGGVKRALKELPTIRLEPDLLVSPDDSEAPAKIIQKTEGKFE from the coding sequence ATGGACAAATACAGACTCATCTGCCCAAAATGTGGCAAGACTTATGGCAAATATGACATGGTATGTCCCACTGATGGAACTCTTTTGAGAACAGAATACTCAAAAACCAGGTTTAAGCCATGTGATCTGCCGGGAATATGGAAATTCTATAACTGGCTACCCGTGGAAGGTATAATCAAAAAGGGAAGCGGAAAAACATTAACCTACAAAAGTGAGAACCTTGCCGATAAACTCGGTCTTGAGAAACTATACATAAGTTTCAACGGTTATTGGCCGGAAAAAGGGGCTTTTATGAGAACCTGCAGCTTCAAGGACCTTGAATCATACCCTACAATGCAGAGGGTAATCGAGCAGAAAGAAAAAAATACAATGGTAGTAGCCTCTGCAGGTAATACTGCCCGTGCCTTTGCACATGTATCCTCTATAACAGGCCTACCTTTACTTCTGGTAGTTCCTGCAAATGCTATTGAAAAACTCTGGATTCCTGCAGGATCTGCATCATCAATCTGTGTTGCAGCTGTACAGGGAGATTACTATGATGCCATATCCATAGCCTCCCGGATTACCGAAAGAGAAGGATTCGTACCTGAAGGCGGTGCTAAGAACGTAGCACGCCGGGATGGAATGGGAACGGTAATGCTGGATGCAACACTGACCATGAAACATCTGCCGGACCACTATTTCCAGGCAGTGGGTAGTGGAACCGGCGGGATTGCTGCCTGGGAAGCAGCTATGCGCCTGAAAGAGGACGGCAGATATGGAGATAAATTACCACAGTTACATCTTGCCCAAAACCTCCCCTGTGCACCCCTTATCCATTTACACGAGGGCGTTCCAGTAGATCCGAAATGTCCTGAAAGAATGTACGACACTGTATTGTTTAACCGCAAACCTCCGTATGCGGTGGGCGGAGGAGTGAGAGATACCCTTGAAGCCACAAAAGGGGATTTTTATGGGATTACCAATGAAGAGGCAGAAGAAGCCAGGTTGCTATTTGAAGAACTTGAAGGCATCGATATTATGAATTCAGCAGCTGTAGCCACAGCCGCTCTGATAAAAGCTGTCAGGAACACAAAGGTGTCAGCATCAGAACTCATAATGCTCAATATCACTGGTGGAGGAGTTAAAAGGGCTTTAAAGGAACTTCCCACCATCAGGCTTGAACCTGATCTCTTAGTATCCCCTGATGACAGTGAAGCGCCAGCAAAGATCATACAAAAAACTGAAGGCAAATTCGAATGA
- a CDS encoding cytochrome b5 domain-containing protein, with product MREFTPDGLAKYNGKDRDEIYVAYKGNVYDVTNSELWMAGDHQGMHEGGIDLTEEMEEAPHEEDVFNEFDIIGIFVNNH from the coding sequence ATGAGAGAATTTACACCGGATGGTCTGGCCAAATACAATGGGAAAGACAGGGATGAGATCTATGTTGCCTATAAAGGCAATGTCTATGATGTAACAAACAGTGAGTTATGGATGGCCGGAGATCATCAGGGCATGCATGAAGGTGGCATCGACCTTACAGAAGAAATGGAAGAGGCACCTCATGAGGAAGACGTATTCAATGAATTCGATATAATCGGCATATTTGTGAATAACCATTGA
- a CDS encoding winged helix-turn-helix domain-containing protein: MEDDYDELDDVIKQKPSKGESVKKEHDMLNKAASHPLRRQIVKTIGAFGINTDELSANIDEEPSVLKYHIDFLLNGELVRIENGEYRLTDKGIELLSDCQSGKSNPKC; the protein is encoded by the coding sequence ATGGAAGACGACTACGATGAACTCGACGATGTAATTAAGCAGAAACCATCAAAAGGTGAATCTGTCAAAAAGGAGCATGACATGTTGAATAAGGCTGCATCCCACCCGTTAAGGAGGCAAATAGTTAAAACAATCGGAGCTTTTGGGATCAACACAGATGAATTGTCCGCAAACATCGATGAAGAACCTTCTGTACTGAAATACCACATCGATTTCCTGCTCAACGGGGAACTGGTCAGGATTGAAAATGGTGAATACAGGCTGACGGACAAGGGCATTGAGTTGCTTTCCGACTGCCAGTCCGGTAAATCAAATCCTAAATGCTAA
- a CDS encoding SufE family protein gives MTDAIQDEIIREFDGLEWLDKYDLLITSAKKLEPMDEDSKTDENSISGCQSKVWIQSYKKDGKLSFNLDSDAMITKGIMALLLRVVNNRYPREIANIDLYFIEKTGLKSNLSPARSNGLESIIKRIKEIAENECGQSNVQ, from the coding sequence GTGACAGATGCTATCCAGGATGAAATAATAAGGGAATTTGATGGCCTTGAATGGCTTGACAAGTATGACCTTCTTATCACTTCGGCCAAAAAACTAGAACCCATGGATGAAGATTCCAAAACCGATGAAAATTCAATCAGCGGATGTCAATCTAAAGTTTGGATTCAAAGTTATAAGAAGGATGGCAAATTGAGTTTTAATCTCGATAGTGATGCCATGATAACCAAGGGGATTATGGCCCTTTTACTCAGGGTCGTAAACAATCGGTATCCCCGGGAAATTGCAAACATTGATCTGTACTTTATTGAAAAAACCGGATTGAAATCAAATCTCTCACCCGCAAGATCGAATGGATTGGAATCGATCATCAAGCGAATAAAGGAAATCGCTGAAAATGAATGTGGCCAGAGCAACGTTCAATAA
- a CDS encoding aminotransferase class V-fold PLP-dependent enzyme: MTGFAKDFPILEKEVYGKQLVYLDNAATTQKPNSVIDTISDFYKTDYSNIHRGVHYLSERSSERYEEARTKVSDFIGARNPDEVTFTAGTTDAINQVARSLEPSLRGNEVLVTGVEHHSNIVPWQMAGAKLRAIQMDEDCNLLLDSIDITKDTKLIAISHVSNVLGSVNDIKEITEIAKDHDVPVLVDAAQSIQHLPLDVKAIDCDFLVASGHKMYASTGVGVLYTNDRFSDLMPAKGGGGMVDKVSLEKTTYQEPPLRHEAGTPHIAGAISMGAAIDYMEKIGLGKIEKYESDVYSYARDRLLEMDNVTVYGNTDRMCGSISFNIDPVHHYDAGLIMDKMGVAVRTGHHCAQPLMESFAIEGTVRASFALYNTKEDVDRLVEGIEKVEMMYS; encoded by the coding sequence ATGACAGGTTTTGCAAAAGATTTCCCTATACTTGAAAAAGAAGTCTATGGAAAACAATTGGTTTATCTTGATAACGCAGCAACAACCCAGAAACCAAACTCTGTGATTGATACCATATCTGATTTCTATAAGACAGATTACAGTAATATCCATAGAGGTGTACATTACCTGAGTGAGAGATCAAGTGAGAGATATGAAGAAGCAAGGACAAAGGTAAGTGACTTCATAGGTGCTCGCAACCCGGATGAAGTGACATTTACTGCCGGGACTACCGATGCCATAAATCAGGTTGCACGTTCACTTGAACCTTCCTTAAGGGGAAATGAAGTCCTGGTAACAGGTGTGGAACACCACTCAAATATCGTTCCCTGGCAGATGGCAGGAGCAAAACTAAGGGCAATTCAGATGGATGAGGATTGCAATTTGCTGTTGGACTCTATAGATATCACAAAGGATACAAAATTGATTGCTATCAGTCATGTCTCAAATGTTCTTGGTTCTGTAAACGATATCAAGGAAATAACTGAAATTGCAAAGGACCATGATGTCCCGGTACTGGTGGATGCAGCCCAATCAATACAGCATTTGCCCCTGGATGTAAAAGCTATTGACTGTGACTTTTTGGTTGCTTCAGGACACAAGATGTATGCATCAACCGGAGTTGGGGTGCTTTATACAAACGATCGCTTCAGTGATCTCATGCCGGCAAAGGGCGGAGGCGGTATGGTCGATAAAGTAAGTCTCGAAAAAACAACGTATCAAGAACCCCCTTTAAGACATGAAGCAGGCACACCGCACATTGCAGGAGCAATAAGCATGGGTGCAGCAATTGATTACATGGAAAAAATAGGTCTGGGAAAAATAGAAAAGTATGAGAGTGACGTTTATTCTTACGCAAGAGACAGACTGCTGGAGATGGATAATGTGACAGTTTATGGAAATACAGACCGAATGTGTGGGTCAATCTCCTTTAATATAGATCCGGTTCACCATTATGATGCAGGCCTCATAATGGATAAGATGGGAGTAGCTGTCAGAACAGGGCATCATTGTGCCCAGCCATTGATGGAATCCTTCGCAATAGAAGGCACAGTACGAGCAAGTTTTGCATTGTATAATACAAAAGAAGATGTAGACAGGCTTGTTGAAGGGATTGAAAAAGTAGAGATGATGTACTCGTGA
- the egtD gene encoding L-histidine N(alpha)-methyltransferase — protein MIIEDFMPKVGESSIREEMIACLRTNPKTLPSMFFYDHHGSELFEMITNLEEYYPPKVEIPLLRSTAQKLKQELKDCDLVELGSGDCSKISVFLDEIPEEIRQTIVYYPVDVCKQAIEKSACNLQDTYPEMNIHGITADFLEHIEKIPAKRRRFFCFFGSTIGNLTEVQAMKFMTDLGKVMNNNDRLLLGVDMVKDIDIIEKAYNDSQGITAEFNKNILKVVNDHIETDFYPEEFEHVAFFNKKHSRIEMHLKAKKDLEVTSPFLKDQIVFKKDETIHTENSHKYTVDGINKMANAAGLSVESIFNDDKKWFSLVEMVKQ, from the coding sequence ATGATCATAGAAGATTTTATGCCAAAAGTTGGAGAAAGTTCCATCAGGGAAGAGATGATAGCCTGTCTCAGAACCAATCCTAAAACACTTCCTTCTATGTTTTTCTACGACCATCATGGCTCGGAATTGTTTGAAATGATCACTAATTTAGAAGAATATTATCCTCCAAAAGTTGAGATTCCATTGCTCAGGTCAACTGCCCAAAAATTGAAACAAGAATTGAAAGACTGTGATCTTGTAGAGCTTGGAAGCGGAGACTGTTCCAAAATTTCTGTATTTCTCGATGAAATACCAGAAGAGATTCGCCAGACTATAGTATATTACCCGGTTGATGTATGCAAACAAGCTATAGAGAAATCTGCCTGTAATCTTCAGGACACATATCCTGAAATGAATATCCATGGGATTACTGCTGACTTCCTTGAACATATTGAAAAAATCCCTGCAAAAAGGAGAAGGTTCTTCTGTTTCTTCGGAAGTACAATCGGTAATCTTACTGAAGTACAAGCAATGAAATTCATGACAGACCTTGGCAAAGTCATGAATAATAACGACAGGCTTCTCCTGGGAGTGGATATGGTAAAAGATATTGATATCATCGAAAAAGCCTATAATGATAGCCAGGGGATTACTGCAGAGTTTAATAAGAATATTTTAAAAGTTGTAAACGACCATATTGAGACTGATTTCTATCCAGAAGAATTTGAACATGTTGCATTCTTCAATAAAAAACATTCCCGAATAGAGATGCATCTGAAGGCAAAGAAAGACCTGGAAGTAACAAGTCCCTTCTTAAAAGATCAGATAGTATTCAAAAAAGACGAGACCATACACACAGAAAACTCTCATAAATATACTGTTGATGGTATCAATAAAATGGCAAATGCTGCAGGACTTTCTGTAGAAAGCATCTTTAATGATGATAAGAAATGGTTCTCCCTTGTTGAAATGGTGAAACAATGA
- a CDS encoding rhodanese-like domain-containing protein, with protein sequence MGKITTKKLAEDLDNYKVIDIRSIDAYNGWKESGEARGGHIKGAKTLPYKWLHYIDWIEIVRNKGILPEDSLIIYGYDPQKAEEVARQFEKAGYPDITVFNDFFEWAEKDLPMEHLERYEHLVSADWLNQLITTNDAAEYNNDKFVICHSHYRNLSDYDEGHIPGAIPIDTNSLESPETWNRRSPEELKAALEEAGITHDTTVILYGKFSSPNNDDPFPGSSAGHLGAMRCAFIMLYAGVKDVRILNGGLQSWLDSGYEITTSPSKSEKVSFGIDIPQKPEIAVDLEEAKDILASPDKNLVSVRSWKEYIGEVSGYNYIEKKGRIPGAVFGDCGTDAYHMENYRNLDHTMREFREIAEHWKKLGITPDKRNAFYCGTGWRGSEAFLNAWLMGWDKAAVYDGGWFEWSNNNLPFETGVPKE encoded by the coding sequence ATGGGGAAAATTACAACTAAAAAGTTAGCAGAAGACTTAGACAACTATAAGGTAATTGATATAAGATCCATTGATGCCTATAATGGCTGGAAAGAAAGTGGAGAGGCAAGAGGAGGGCACATCAAAGGTGCAAAAACTCTGCCTTACAAATGGTTACACTATATTGACTGGATAGAGATAGTAAGAAATAAAGGTATCCTGCCGGAAGATTCTCTTATCATTTATGGATATGACCCACAAAAGGCAGAAGAGGTGGCAAGGCAGTTTGAGAAAGCCGGGTATCCTGATATAACTGTTTTCAACGATTTTTTTGAATGGGCAGAAAAAGATTTGCCCATGGAGCATCTTGAAAGATATGAGCATCTGGTTTCAGCGGATTGGCTTAACCAATTGATCACAACAAATGATGCTGCGGAATACAACAATGATAAGTTCGTGATCTGTCATTCTCATTACAGGAACCTTTCGGATTATGATGAAGGCCATATTCCCGGAGCTATCCCTATTGACACAAACTCCCTTGAGTCGCCAGAGACATGGAATCGCCGCTCCCCAGAGGAACTAAAGGCTGCACTGGAAGAGGCAGGCATAACACATGACACAACAGTCATACTTTATGGAAAATTCTCTTCACCAAATAATGATGATCCGTTCCCGGGAAGCAGTGCAGGCCATCTCGGTGCAATGAGATGTGCTTTCATCATGCTTTATGCCGGTGTGAAAGATGTGCGCATACTCAATGGCGGTCTTCAGTCATGGCTGGATTCTGGTTATGAAATCACTACATCTCCTTCTAAAAGCGAGAAAGTATCTTTTGGAATTGACATACCGCAAAAGCCGGAAATTGCTGTTGATCTTGAAGAAGCAAAAGACATTCTTGCATCTCCTGACAAGAACCTGGTGAGCGTCAGAAGCTGGAAGGAGTACATTGGAGAAGTAAGTGGTTATAATTATATTGAAAAGAAAGGTAGGATTCCGGGAGCAGTATTCGGTGATTGCGGAACAGACGCCTACCACATGGAAAACTACAGGAACCTGGACCACACCATGCGTGAATTCCGGGAAATTGCAGAACACTGGAAAAAACTTGGAATTACTCCTGATAAACGTAATGCATTCTACTGTGGGACTGGCTGGAGAGGCAGTGAAGCCTTTTTAAATGCATGGCTTATGGGATGGGATAAAGCAGCAGTTTATGATGGTGGATGGTTTGAGTGGAGCAATAACAATCTTCCTTTTGAGACGGGGGTCCCTAAAGAATGA
- a CDS encoding GNAT family N-acetyltransferase, with product MITNNIQIRKAKDSDFNNIMEIEKEAFGSEEEANLVSQLLEDKSAEPVISLLAFKNREAVGHILFTKATIDGNTTSPLIYILAPMAVKPKHQRQGIGGMLINEGLNLLKGIGAEMVFVLGHESYYPKYGFKQDAGSMGFTATYPIPKEHANGWMVYTLTSGSTDGFRGRVVCADALNKSEYWSE from the coding sequence ATGATAACAAATAATATTCAGATAAGGAAAGCAAAAGATTCAGATTTTAACAATATAATGGAAATTGAAAAAGAGGCTTTTGGATCCGAGGAAGAAGCAAATCTTGTATCTCAGCTTCTGGAAGATAAAAGCGCAGAGCCAGTAATATCTTTGTTAGCTTTTAAGAATAGAGAAGCAGTTGGACATATTCTTTTCACAAAAGCAACTATTGATGGGAATACAACATCCCCATTAATTTACATTCTTGCACCTATGGCAGTTAAACCAAAACATCAGAGACAGGGAATTGGTGGCATGTTAATTAATGAGGGATTGAATTTGTTAAAAGGAATTGGTGCTGAAATGGTATTTGTTCTTGGACATGAAAGCTATTATCCAAAATATGGATTTAAGCAGGATGCAGGAAGTATGGGTTTTACTGCAACTTATCCAATTCCTAAAGAACATGCAAATGGATGGATGGTCTATACTTTAACCTCAGGATCAACTGATGGATTTAGGGGCAGAGTTGTTTGTGCTGATGCTTTGAATAAATCGGAATATTGGAGTGAATGA
- the pscS gene encoding O-phospho-L-seryl-tRNA:Cys-tRNA synthase: MSLNEDKLKKFGFIERGPKDAINIDPLQTGGILTEDARKALLEWGDGYSICDFCGGVLDLIKKPPVYEFVHEALPEFIGTDEVRLTHGARESKFAVMHSMGKPGDTVVLDGLAHYSSHVAAQRANLEIEKVESSGHPEYSLDPEGYGQAIEKVTSQNGKPPALALLTYPDGNYGNLADAKKVADVCHEYDVPLLLNCAYSVGRMPIDAKKIGADFIAASGHKSMASSGPIGLLGVQEEYADTVFRKSPTHKKKEIELLGCTSRGGGLMTMIASFPQVVERTKHWDEEVANARWFSEKVEKLGLIQLGQKPHNHDLMFFETPPFYEISKTAKKGRYFLYRELKKRNIHGIKGGLTKYFKLSTYQVGRDNLSYVVDSFEEIIDKYTEE; the protein is encoded by the coding sequence ATGTCACTTAATGAAGATAAACTGAAAAAATTCGGTTTTATCGAAAGGGGACCAAAGGATGCAATTAATATCGATCCCCTGCAAACCGGAGGTATCCTGACAGAGGATGCACGCAAAGCCCTGCTTGAATGGGGAGACGGTTATTCGATCTGTGATTTCTGCGGTGGTGTGCTGGACCTCATTAAGAAGCCACCTGTATATGAATTTGTACATGAAGCCCTGCCAGAATTCATAGGTACCGATGAGGTAAGGCTTACACATGGTGCACGGGAATCAAAGTTTGCGGTAATGCATTCAATGGGAAAACCCGGAGACACTGTCGTGCTTGACGGGCTGGCTCACTATTCCTCACACGTTGCCGCACAAAGGGCAAATCTTGAAATAGAAAAGGTGGAAAGTTCCGGCCATCCAGAATATAGCCTTGACCCTGAAGGTTATGGGCAGGCTATCGAAAAGGTAACCAGTCAGAATGGCAAGCCTCCGGCACTGGCCCTGTTGACTTATCCAGATGGCAATTACGGTAACCTGGCAGATGCAAAAAAGGTAGCAGATGTCTGTCATGAATATGATGTACCACTGCTCCTCAACTGTGCATATTCCGTAGGCAGGATGCCGATCGATGCAAAGAAAATTGGAGCCGATTTCATCGCCGCCAGTGGCCACAAATCAATGGCATCATCCGGCCCGATTGGCCTGCTAGGTGTACAGGAAGAATACGCAGATACTGTTTTCAGGAAATCTCCAACTCATAAGAAAAAAGAGATCGAGCTATTGGGATGTACCTCCAGGGGTGGCGGGCTGATGACAATGATCGCCTCATTCCCCCAGGTTGTGGAGCGTACCAAACACTGGGACGAGGAAGTTGCCAATGCCCGCTGGTTCTCGGAAAAAGTGGAAAAACTCGGACTTATTCAGTTAGGACAGAAACCACATAATCATGACCTGATGTTCTTTGAAACCCCGCCGTTTTATGAGATCTCAAAGACCGCCAAGAAAGGCAGGTATTTCCTGTACAGGGAACTCAAAAAACGTAATATCCATGGTATCAAAGGTGGCCTTACCAAATATTTCAAACTGAGTACCTATCAGGTTGGCAGGGACAATCTTTCCTATGTGGTTGACTCCTTTGAGGAGATAATCGACAAATACACTGAAGAATAA
- a CDS encoding DNA-directed RNA polymerase subunit L, protein MELKIIEKKDDEIKVEIKGESHTLLNMLKHFLLEDEHVDIASYDMLHVSISEPIFYVRTDGKDPVQAIRDAAVKLTAKCDEFSGVFEKALA, encoded by the coding sequence ATGGAACTAAAGATCATTGAGAAAAAGGATGATGAGATTAAAGTAGAAATAAAAGGAGAGAGTCACACTCTGCTTAATATGCTCAAGCATTTCCTGCTTGAGGATGAGCATGTGGATATAGCAAGTTACGATATGCTTCACGTAAGTATTAGTGAGCCCATCTTCTATGTAAGGACCGATGGCAAAGACCCTGTGCAGGCAATCAGGGATGCAGCGGTGAAACTCACAGCAAAATGTGATGAGTTCAGTGGTGTTTTCGAAAAAGCCCTCGCATAA
- a CDS encoding exosome complex RNA-binding protein Csl4: MKLRGIIIRIRNKKKATRRKIKGSSKKDEKEENRNPKTKGQQKEKGEAKGKNTENLKKEKPQKHLKEEAEKHIEEQFVLPGDIVGTNEEYEAGEGTYTLRGNIYSTRTGNVEVDRKKRNVSVRATSELPPVIKKDDIVVGNVVNVRDSMALVQIAAIKGHGEREVNNPGIAAIHISNIKEDYVKNIANELALMDVVKAKVIDTDSMRLSIAAKELGVMSAVCGRCGEPLAIEEGKLKCPACGKTEKRKLSADYGTGII; this comes from the coding sequence TTGAAACTAAGAGGGATTATTATTAGGATACGCAACAAAAAGAAGGCCACCAGAAGGAAAATTAAAGGTTCTTCAAAGAAGGATGAAAAAGAAGAAAATCGAAATCCCAAAACTAAGGGCCAGCAAAAAGAAAAGGGAGAGGCCAAGGGGAAGAATACTGAGAACCTGAAAAAAGAGAAACCCCAAAAGCATCTCAAAGAAGAAGCCGAAAAACACATTGAAGAGCAGTTTGTGCTGCCCGGTGATATTGTTGGTACTAATGAAGAGTATGAAGCCGGTGAAGGGACCTATACATTAAGAGGAAACATATATTCAACCAGGACAGGAAATGTTGAGGTTGACAGGAAAAAGCGTAATGTTTCCGTGCGGGCTACATCCGAACTTCCACCTGTAATAAAGAAAGATGATATTGTAGTTGGCAATGTGGTGAATGTACGTGACTCAATGGCACTTGTACAGATAGCAGCCATTAAAGGCCATGGAGAAAGGGAAGTCAACAATCCCGGAATTGCCGCCATTCACATATCAAATATCAAGGAAGATTACGTCAAAAACATAGCCAATGAGCTTGCTCTTATGGATGTTGTTAAGGCAAAGGTGATTGATACTGATAGCATGCGCCTGAGCATTGCTGCCAAGGAACTGGGAGTTATGTCCGCAGTTTGTGGCCGGTGTGGTGAACCCCTTGCTATTGAAGAGGGAAAACTGAAATGTCCCGCCTGTGGCAAGACTGAAAAGCGTAAACTTTCAGCTGATTATGGAACAGGAATAATCTAA